Within Paenibacillus albicereus, the genomic segment TTGTCAGGAGGAACGCTGCTCGCGCTGGGCCGTTCGATCGCCGTCATCTCCAACGTCGTTTTGGACGAATGGGATTCCTTGCACGAGGAGCTGAACCGGGTCGAGCAGGAGCTGAACCGGCTAGGCATTCGCTGAAGCCGGCCGCTAGAGTCCAAGCCCGCCGCGCACGATGCCGATCAGCTCCGGCAGATGCTCGGGATGTGCGGCGATCAGGTACGGCTCGGCACTCATCCCTTGGAAAGGCCCGCCGTTGAAATCGACGACCGCCGCTCCCGCCTCGCGGGCGAGCAGCAGCCCGGCGTACAGATCGTCTCCCTCCGAATTGTACAGCACCATCGCGTCCAAGTCGCCGCGCGCGAGCATGCACCACTGCACCGCCGGCGCCCACAGGCGGAGGACCCGCTTGAAGCTGCCCTCCAGCCGGGCCTTGAGCGCGAGCACGCGCTCGTCCTTGCCGACGGCATGCCCCTGAATCCAGCCGACGGTCATGCGCGGCACGGACGGGCAGCGGCCGATCGAGATCGGAGAACCGTCGACGAAGGCTCCTTTCCCCTTTTGGGCCACGTACAGCCGATCCAGATGAGAGTCGCAGATGACGCCGAGCAGCGGCTCTCGCCGATAAAGCAGCGTGATCGACACGCCGTACACCGGCAAGCCGATCGCGTAGTTGTTCGTCCCGTCGAGCGGATCGACGAGCCACAGCCAGTCGCCCGGCGCTCCGTGCCAGCCCGTCTCCTCGCTGCGGATCTCATGGTCGGGGAATGCCGCGCGGATATGGCCCAGGATGATCTCCTCGGCGAGCGTATCGGCGACGGTGACGAGATCGCCGCTGTCTCCCTTGTCCTGCACCTGCTTGTCCCGCGTGAAATACTCCCGCGCCAGCGCCGCCGCCTCGCGGGCGGCGAGCTCGGCCACCTCCCGGGCCTGGGCCAGCACCGCCTGACGGTCGGTCATGGCGTCTCTCCTCTCGCTGCCGCCAGCCAGCCGGCCAGGTCCGCCTGCCAGTCGGCCGCCCAATCCCGGAACGTCCGCTCCTCGGGCCAATCGGCTGCTCCCATCGCCTTGAGGCAGCCCCAATCGAGCACGTTCTGATGCAGCAGATGGACGGCGAGGCGGGCTTCCCAACCGCGATCGGCCTCCATGCCCTCCGTGCAGGCGCGGAGGAACCGCGCCGCCCGATCATGCCGGCCGCGGCTGCGGTAATAGACGAGCAGCTTGGGCAGATCGGCCAGCGGATCGCCGAAGTAGCCGTTCGTCAGGTCGAACAGCCCGCTCAGGCGCATCCCGCCCGGCTCGTCCTCCAGCAGGAAGTTGCCCGGCTTGAAGTCGCCCATGCACATGGAGGCGCGCTGCAGCTTGGCGAAGCCGAGCTCCGCCTGACGCAGCACGCCCTCCGCCCACGCCTCGTCCTCCGCTCCGATGTCGGAGAAGCGCGCGGCGTCCTTGAGCCAGTAAAGCACCCGATGGGAGAGCCAGCTGAAATAGCCGCCCTCGAACGGAACGATCCGGCCGTTCCGCGGATCGTACTCGCCGAATGCCGGCTCCGTCCAGGCATGGATCTGGCGCAGCGCCTCGGCGGCCGCCTGCGCTCCAGCCTCGCCGCCGTCATCCGGCAGGTCGCCGAGATGCCGTCCCGGCAGGCAAGGCATGATCGCGTAGCTCCAGCCGAACAGATCCGTCCGCTCGTCCATGACATAGGGAACCGGAAGGGGCAGCTTCGTCCGGGTGGCGAGCTGCTCGGAGAACCAGCGCTCCTCTTCCAGCTGCCCCGGGTAGAGCGGGTTTCCTTTGAAAATGTATGCGCCTGTGTCCGTCTCGATCCGCAGCGTCTGGTTCATCGCGCCTTGGCCGGTCCGGCTCCAGGCAAGCAGCCGGCCGAGTCCGTGCCGATCCAGCATGCGCTGCAGCTGCTCGCCGTTCGTCTCGCCTAAGCGAGGTGAGGAAAAAAAAATGGCTGTCGTCATCGTCGTTCCTCCGGTTCGAACGCATGTTCTATTCTCCGTCTATCATAAAGCATTGGAATCATTTGGACAAGCATTCGGCGGAAAGCTCACAGGGCCGGTTGGCCGCGGCAAGGACGATCGACTCCTTGAGCGCTTCCCCTGGACGAGACGAGCAAAGGCGCTTCGGATCTCCGGACAACGCCAGCCGGCCCGATCTGCATGGGATGCGGATCGGGCCGGTACCGCCGCCATGCGTGGAGGCCATAGGCAAAAGCGCCCTAGCTCCAGTACCGGCGGCTGGCGCAATGCTCGCGGTACAGCTCATAGCTCTCGTCGAACTTGACGAGCTCGACGCAGCGGCCTGTCCGGGGCGAGTGGATCATCCGTCCGCCGCCCGCGTAGATGCCGACGTGGTGGACCCGGCCCAGGCCCTCCTCATAGGCGAAAAACAGCAAGTCGCCCGGCGTGAGCTCCTCCCTGTCCACCGGCAGGCCGTTCCGCGCCTGATCCGAAGCATCGCGGGGGATGGCGAAGCCGGCCGCGCGGTGCATCGCATAGGCGAGCCCGGAGCAGTCGTAGCCGAAGGAGGAGATGCCGCCCCATAGATAAGGAAGGCCGAGGTAGCGCTTGGCCTGCTCGACGATGATCCGGCCGGCATGCCGGCCTTCTCCGGATCCTGCCGCCCCTTTTTCCGGCCCGATCAGCCGGATGTCGCTCCGTCGCAGCAGCCCGCCTCCCCCGTGGGGCAGGGAGACCTCGACCCACTCACCCCGCTCGGCGACGGCAGGCAGCTCGGTGAGAAAGCTGAGCTCGATCCATGGCTGCGGCTCGCAGGCGGCGCCAGGCTCGGCGGCCTCTGCCGCTATGTCGCTTGTTTCGCAACTGAAGGCTGCCGCTGGCGCGGCGGCCTCTGCCGCTGCCGGGCCTGACCCGCCGGTCCAGGCAGGCGCGGACGCGGCCTGATCCGCCGCGCTCCCGACGGGGATGCCTCCGCGATGAAGCCACGCGCTCTCGGCCGTGACGACCGCGCGCAGAGCCGCATCGCCGCGCTCCGGAACGCTCACCGTGCCGTCAAACACGAGCTGCACGAGCGGCATCCAGCCCGGATAGCCGCCCGCCTCCTTGGCCGTCGTCTGGGCGGGCG encodes:
- a CDS encoding inositol monophosphatase family protein, whose product is MTDRQAVLAQAREVAELAAREAAALAREYFTRDKQVQDKGDSGDLVTVADTLAEEIILGHIRAAFPDHEIRSEETGWHGAPGDWLWLVDPLDGTNNYAIGLPVYGVSITLLYRREPLLGVICDSHLDRLYVAQKGKGAFVDGSPISIGRCPSVPRMTVGWIQGHAVGKDERVLALKARLEGSFKRVLRLWAPAVQWCMLARGDLDAMVLYNSEGDDLYAGLLLAREAGAAVVDFNGGPFQGMSAEPYLIAAHPEHLPELIGIVRGGLGL
- a CDS encoding phosphotransferase family protein, whose amino-acid sequence is MTTAIFFSSPRLGETNGEQLQRMLDRHGLGRLLAWSRTGQGAMNQTLRIETDTGAYIFKGNPLYPGQLEEERWFSEQLATRTKLPLPVPYVMDERTDLFGWSYAIMPCLPGRHLGDLPDDGGEAGAQAAAEALRQIHAWTEPAFGEYDPRNGRIVPFEGGYFSWLSHRVLYWLKDAARFSDIGAEDEAWAEGVLRQAELGFAKLQRASMCMGDFKPGNFLLEDEPGGMRLSGLFDLTNGYFGDPLADLPKLLVYYRSRGRHDRAARFLRACTEGMEADRGWEARLAVHLLHQNVLDWGCLKAMGAADWPEERTFRDWAADWQADLAGWLAAARGETP
- a CDS encoding C40 family peptidase, which translates into the protein MKQASGKEARVAVSVAGVWTSPAHAREQDAPALASPADVRGWLGSMGFEQRLDLCEGNRLQTQLLLGERVLVAEEKDGWARIHAPAQTTAKEAGGYPGWMPLVQLVFDGTVSVPERGDAALRAVVTAESAWLHRGGIPVGSAADQAASAPAWTGGSGPAAAEAAAPAAAFSCETSDIAAEAAEPGAACEPQPWIELSFLTELPAVAERGEWVEVSLPHGGGGLLRRSDIRLIGPEKGAAGSGEGRHAGRIIVEQAKRYLGLPYLWGGISSFGYDCSGLAYAMHRAAGFAIPRDASDQARNGLPVDREELTPGDLLFFAYEEGLGRVHHVGIYAGGGRMIHSPRTGRCVELVKFDESYELYREHCASRRYWS